The DNA segment TATCTTTTCTTTAAAAAAATATAAAAAGCAGTGAATAATACTCCTGAAAACATTATTAGAAAAAAATTAATTGATGCAATAAGGTTTATAGAGATAATTACAAGTAGAACAAAAAAAAGAATAATCGGATTTTCAAGTCGGTTTCTAATCATATTTTAAAAAATCTCTGTAAATTGAAGTATTAGATTATATTATATAATCTCTTAAAAATATCAAATTATTTTTTTTTGGATAGATCATAAATGAAGGAAAAAATTTCTGCAACAGCTTTGTACATAGAATTTGGTATCTCTTTATCAATATCTATTTTTGATAAAAGTTCAACTAAATCTTCATCTTTTTGAATAGGTATATTATTGTCTTTGGCTATTTTAATAATATTTGAAGCTGTTACACCTTGTCCTTTTGCTGTAATTAGAGGAGCATTGTCTTTTTCTAAATCATATTGTAAGGCTACGGCTTTTTGAATAAAGTTTTCTTCTATTTTTTTAGCCATTTTTAAACCTTAATATCTATTCCAGAATTAATACTTTGGTTATAACTATTATTTAAATAGTTGCTAGTTGGAGTATCTTCTTCCAAATTTTCTTTCATATCTAGTAGTTTTATGTTAACAGGAATAATATCAACATTATTCAAAGCCAGTTTTAAATCTTTTATGTTTTCTTTAATCGCAGTTTTAAAATGATCTCTTTGTGCATATATTGTTAAATCCATTTTATTTTTATCGTATAAACCAAGCATTAAATCAACTTTTCCAAAATCTTTTAATGTAAGATTTATTTGACAGTAAAACTTGTCTTCTTCGGTTTTTTTGATATTTATTGAACCATCTTCTAGCATTTCCCAAAAGAAAGGAACATAGACATGATTTGAATTTAAGATTAAAGAGTTTAATTGATAGAAATCTATTTGAGTTAATATTTTATCAACTTGTTTTAAAATTTCGCTAGATTTTGCATCCGTTTTTGTACTTAATTCTTCTTTTAGTTCTAGTAAAAGAGTTTTCATATCGTCTTTAGAAGATATTTTATTCTCTTTTTCAATTTCAGTGTTTGAGATTATATGTTCTATTCTATTTATAGTTTTTGTTAAATGAGTTTGAATATTTGAT comes from the Aliarcobacter cibarius genome and includes:
- a CDS encoding EscU/YscU/HrcU family type III secretion system export apparatus switch protein, producing the protein MAKKIEENFIQKAVALQYDLEKDNAPLITAKGQGVTASNIIKIAKDNNIPIQKDEDLVELLSKIDIDKEIPNSMYKAVAEIFSFIYDLSKKK